From Diospyros lotus cultivar Yz01 chromosome 4, ASM1463336v1, whole genome shotgun sequence, a single genomic window includes:
- the LOC127798874 gene encoding 3-ketoacyl-CoA synthase 11-like — protein sequence MVGDGKPNAQGEPASSDSASAEQRSSSNNLPNFLLSVRLKYVKLGYHYLISHAMYLFLIPLLGLVSVHLSTLGVEDFLHLWNQLKFNLVTVILCSALMVFLATLYFMSRPRKVYLVDFACYKPEPARTCTLEIFMERSALAGTFTEENLAFQKKILERSGLGQKTYVPEAILRVPPNRCMAEARKEAEMVMFGAIDELLAKTGVKAKDIGILIVNCSLFNPTPSLSAMIVNHYKLRGNIRSYSLGGMGCSAGLISIDLGKQLLQVHPNSYALVVSMETLTLDWYFGNNRSMLVSNCLFRMGGAAILLSNRSADRRRSKYQLIHTVRTHKGADDKCYSCVFQEEDETKRIGVALSKDLMAVAGEALKTNITTLGPLVLPMSEQLLFFATLVARKMLKMKIKPYIPDFKLAFEHFCIHAGGRAVHDELEKNLDLTEWHMEPSRMTLFRFGNTSSSSLWYELAYTEAKGRVRKGDRTWQIAFGSGFKCNSAVWRALKTINPAKEKNPWMDEIHEFPVHVPKVAQIVS from the exons ATGGTGGGCGATGGGAAACCGAACGCTCAAGGGGAACCCGCCTCTTCTGATTCTGCTTCTGCTGAGCAAAGAAGCAGCAGCAATAATCTGCCCAATTTTCTGTTATCAGTTAGGCTCAAATACGTGAAGCTTGGCTACCATTACTTGATCTCTCACGCCATGTACCTCTTCCTCATTCCCCTTCTCGGGCTTGTTTCTGTCCATCTCTCTACTCTCGGAGTTGAAGATTTTCTCCATCTATGGAACCAGCTCAAGTTCAATCTTGTCACAGTCATTCTCTGCTCAGCTTTAATGGTTTTCTTAGCCACCCTTTACTTCATGAGCCGCCCAAGAAAGGTTTACTTGGTGGATTTCGCCTGTTACAAGCCCGAGCCAGCTCGAACGTGCACCCTTGAGATCTTCATGGAGAGATCAGCACTGGCCGGGACGTTCACTGAAGAGAATTTAGCCTTCCAGAAGAAGATCTTGGAGAGGTCCGGATTGGGGCAGAAGACCTACGTCCCTGAAGCAATTCTGAGAGTGCCCCCAAATCGGTGCATGGCCGAGGCAAGGAAGGAGGCGGAGATGGTGATGTTTGGGGCCATCGACGAGCTGCTGGCGAAGACTGGGGTGAAAGCCAAGGATATCGGCATCCTAATCGTGAATTGCAGCTTGTTCAATCCGACTCCATCGCTTTCTGCCATGATCGTAAACCATTACAAACTTAGAGGGAACATTCGGAGCTATAGTCTTGGTGGGATGGGCTGCAGTGCGGGCCTAATTTCCATTGATCTTGGGAAGCAGCTCTTACAG GTGCATCCAAACTCCTATGCCTTGGTGGTGAGCATGGAGACCCTCACCCTCGACTGGTACTTTGGCAACAACAGGTCCATGCTGGTCTCAAACTGCCTCTTCCGGATGGGCGGCGCCGCCATCCTGCTCTCGAACCGGTCTGCCGATCGCCGCCGCTCCAAGTACCAGCTCATCCACACGGTGAGAACCCACAAGGGAGCTGATGACAAGTGCTACAGCTGTGTGTTTCAGGAGGAGGATGAAACCAAGAGAATTGGAGTTGCCCTGTCAAAAGACCTAATGGCTGTGGCTGGAGAGGCCTTGAAAACAAACATCACAACACTTGGCCCGTTGGTTCTTCCAATGTCAGAACAGCTCCTATTCTTTGCTACTTTGGTGGCAAGGAAGATGCTGAAGATGAAGATTAAGCCTTACATTCCGGATTTCAAGCTGGCTTTCGAGCATTTCTGCATCCATGCCGGTGGCAGAGCAGTGCACGATGAGCTCGAAAAGAACCTTGATCTCACCGAATGGCACATGGAGCCTTCAAGAATGACTCTTTTCAGGTTCGGGAACACTTCCAGCAGCTCATTGTGGTATGAATTGGCTTATACTGAGGCTAAGGGAAGGGTTAGGAAAGGTGACCGAACTTGGCAGATTGCTTTTGGTTCAGGATTTAAGTGCAACAGCGCTGTTTGGCGCGCGCTGAAGACGATTAATCCGGCCAAGGAGAAGAACCCTTGGATGGATGAGATTCACGAGTTCCCAGTTCATGTGCCCAAAGTAGCACAGATTGTTTCTTGA
- the LOC127800652 gene encoding 3-ketoacyl-CoA synthase 11-like: protein MVGDGKPNAQGEPASSASAEQRSSSNNLPNFLLSVRLKYVKLGYHYLISHAMYLFLIPLLGLVSVHLSTLGVEDFLHLWNQLKFNLVTVILCSALMVFLATLYFMSRPRKVYLVDFACYKPEPARTCTREIFMERSALAGTFTEENLAFQKKILERSGLGQKTYFPEAILRVPPNPCMAEARNEAEMVMFGAIDELLAKTGVKAKDIGILIVNCSLFNPTPSLSAMIVNHYKLRGNIRSYNLGGMGCSAGLISIDLGKQLLQVHPNSYALVVSMENITLNWYFGNNRSMLVSNCLFRMGGAAILLSNRSADRRRSKYQLIHTVRTHKGADDKCYSCVFQEEDETKRIGVALSKDLMAVAGEALKTNITTLGPLVLPMSEQLLFFATLVARKVLKMKIKPYIPDFKLAFEHFCIHAGGRAVLDELEKNLDLSEWHMEPSRMTLFRFGNTSSSSLWYELAYTEAKGRIRKGDRTWQIAFGSGFKCNSAVWRALRTINPAKEKNPWMDEIHEFPVHVPKVAQIVS, encoded by the exons ATGGTGGGCGATGGGAAACCGAACGCTCAAGGGGAACCCGCCTCTTCTGCTTCTGCTGAGCAAAGAAGCAGCAGCAATAATCTGCCCAATTTTCTGTTATCAGTTAGGCTCAAATACGTGAAGCTTGGCTACCATTACTTGATCTCTCACGCCATGTACCTCTTCCTCATTCCCCTTCTCGGGCTTGTTTCTGTCCATCTCTCTACTCTCGGAGTTGAAGATTTTCTCCATCTATGGAACCAGCTCAAGTTCAATCTTGTCACAGTCATTCTCTGCTCAGCTTTAATGGTTTTCCTAGCCACCCTTTACTTCATGAGCCGCCCAAGAAAGGTTTACTTGGTGGATTTCGCCTGTTACAAGCCCGAGCCAGCTCGAACGTGCACCCGAGAGATCTTCATGGAGAGATCAGCACTGGCCGGGACCTTCACTGAAGAGAATTTAGCCTTCCAGAAGAAGATATTGGAGAGGTCCGGATTGGGGCAAAAGACCTACTTCCCTGAAGCAATTCTGAGAGTGCCCCCAAATCCGTGCATGGCCGAGGCAAGGAACGAGGCGGAGATGGTGATGTTTGGGGCCATCGACGAGCTGCTAGCGAAGACTGGGGTGAAAGCCAAGGATATCGGCATCCTAATCGTGAATTGCAGCTTGTTCAATCCGACTCCATCGCTTTCTGCCATGATTGTAAACCATTACAAACTTAGAGGGAACATTCGGAGCTATAATCTTGGTGGGATGGGCTGCAGTGCGGGCCTAATTTCCATTGATCTTGGGAAGCAGCTCTTACAG GTGCATCCAAACTCCTATGCCTTGGTGGTGAGCATGGAGAACATCACCCTCAACTGGTACTTTGGCAACAACAGGTCCATGCTGGTCTCAAACTGCCTCTTCCGGATGGGCGGCGCCGCCATCCTGCTCTCGAATCGGTCTGCCGATCGCCGCCGCTCCAAGTACCAGCTCATCCACACGGTGAGAACCCACAAGGGAGCTGATGACAAGTGCTACAGCTGTGTGTTCCAGGAGGAAGATGAAACCAAGAGAATTGGAGTTGCCCTGTCAAAAGACCTAATGGCTGTGGCTGGAGAGGCCTTGAAAACAAACATCACAACACTTGGCCCGTTGGTTCTTCCAATGTCAGAACAGCTCCTATTCTTTGCTACTTTGGTGGCAAGGAAGGTGCTGAAGATGAAGATTAAGCCTTACATTCCGGATTTCAAGCTGGCTTTCGAGCATTTCTGCATCCATGCCGGTGGCAGAGCAGTGCTCGATGAGCTCGAAAAGAACCTTGATCTCTCCGAATGGCACATGGAGCCTTCAAGAATGACTCTTTTCAGGTTCGGGAACACTTCCAGCAGCTCATTGTGGTATGAATTGGCTTATACTGAGGCTAAGGGAAGGATTAGGAAAGGTGACCGAACTTGGCAGATTGCTTTTGGTTCAGGATTTAAGTGCAACAGCGCTGTTTGGCGCGCGCTGAGGACGATTAATCCGGCCAAGGAGAAGAACCCTTGGATGGATGAGATTCACGAGTTCCCAGTTCATGTGCCCAAAGTAGCACAGATTGTTTCTTGA